CGCGGGCGAACCGAAAACCCAATACCGCCTACGCGACTGGGGCATTTCGCGCCAACGCTACTGGGGTTGCCCGATTCCCATCGTCCATTGCGAACAATGCGGCGACGTACCCGTCCCCGCCGACCAACTGCCCGTCGTTTTGCCTGAAAACGTCGTACCCGACGGCATGGGTTCGCCGCTGGCAAAAATGCCCGAGTTTTACGAAACCACCTGCCCATGCTGCGGCGAGGCGGCGAAACGCGAAACCGACACCATGGACACCTTCATGGAATCGAGCTGGTATTTCTTCCGCTACATGTCGCCCAAGTTCGCAGAAGGCATGGTATCGACTGAAGCCGCGAAATACTGGGGTGCGGTCGACCAATACATCGGCGGTATCGAACACGCGATTCTGCACCTCTTGTACGCGCGCTTCTTCACCAAACTGATGCGCGACGAGGGCTTGGTCAATGTTGACGAACCGTTTGAACGCCTGCTGACGCAAGGCATGGTCGTTTGCGAAACCTACTACCGCGAAAACGCCAACGGCAGCAAAGACTGGATCAACCCCGCCGATGTCGAGCTGACCTTTGACGACAAAGGCCGCCCCGTTTCCGCCGTCCTTAAAGCCGACGGCCTGCCCGTCGTCATCAGCGGCACGGAAAAAATGTCCAAATCCAAAAACAATGGCGTCGATCCGCAGCAGCTTATCGATGCCTACGGCGCAGACACCGCCCGCCTGTTTATGATGTTTGCCGCCCCGCCCGAGCAGTCGCTCGAATGGAGCGACAGCGGCGTAGAGGGTGCGCACCGCTTCCTGCGCCGCCTGTGGCGCACCGTGTACGAACACGCCAAACAGGGCGCGGTTAAAGCCTTTGCGGGCGATCAAAGCGGCTTGGGTAAAGAACTCAAAGACCTGCGCCACAAACTGCACGCCACCATTGCCAAAGTTTCAGATGACTACGGCCGCCGCCAGCAGTTCAACACCGCCGTGGCCGCCGTGATGGAGCTCTTAAACCAATACGACAAAACCGACACCGCCTCCGAAGCAGGCCGCGCTGTCGCCCAAGAAGTATTAGAAGCCGCCCTGCGCCTGCTGTGGCCGATCGTGCCGCACATCTGCGAAGTGCTGTGGAGCGAAATCAGGCCGTCTGAAAACCTGTGGAGCGCAGGCTGGCCGCAAGCCGACGAAGCCGCACTCGTGAAATCCGAAATCGAAATCATGGTGCAGGTTAACGGCAAACTGCGCGGCAAAATCACCGTCGCCGCCGACGCGCCCAAAGACCAAATCGAAGCCGCCGCCCTCGCCACCGAAGGTGCAGTGAAATTCATGGAAGGCAAAGAGCCCAAGAAAATCATCGTCGTGCCCGGCAGATTGGTAAACATCGTCGTTTAACGCGGCAAACGCACAGAGGCCGTCTGAAAAGGTTTCTTTCAGACGGCCTTTCGCCGTTTCCACATGCCAAACCCGCCGTAGGGTGGGTCTTGACCCACCATCTCCGACGACATTTGCGGCTGTGTTGAAAAAACGGTGGGTCGGAACCCACCCTGCCTAACGGTAAAGGCCGTCTGAAAAACCCTTTTCAGCCGCAGGTCGGATACGTGTATCCGGCATCCCATACGGATACGGCGGCATGACGCTGCGGGAAAACGTCGGATTCGAGAATCCGACCTACAACGGCTCGGGCTGGATGCGTAGAGGCCGTCTGAAAATCAGATTTGAGAATTTCAGACGGCTTTCATATGTCCGCGTTAGAAAGCGCGGATATGTTACGGAACAAAAACCGCGTGCGTCGCCTCGGGGCGACACACCCTACTTGCACGGCAGAGGCCGTCTGAAAAAAACCTTTTCAGACGGCCTCCCGTTCAAACGGCGTGCACGGGCGCGCGCCGCCTTTGTCAGCTTCCCTCATGCCGCGCGGCGTATTCGTCGGTGGCCTGCACCAGCGCGTCGGATACGGCTTTCTCGAAGGAGGAATGCCCGCCCTGTACAATGCGCAGCTCGGCGTCGGGCATGGCCTGTTTCAAGTCCCACGCGCTGCGGGTGGGGGTGCACAAATCGTAGCGTCCCTGCACGATAACGGTGGGGATGTGGCGGATTTTGCGGATGTTGTCCAAGATGCCGCGCCCTTTGTTGAACCAGCCCTGGTTGACGAAATAGTGGTTTTCCAAACGGGCGATGGCCAGCGAGGCTTCGGGGTCTTCGTTGCTTTCCTGCGGCTCGAAGTGCACGAGGTAGTTTTCCCAGTCTGCCCAGGCTTTGGCGGCGGCGAGGACGGTGTGGCGGTCGGGCGAGTTGAGCAGTTCGTGGTAGCTTTCCACCAGTTCGCCGCGCTGTTTTACCGGCACTTGGGCGAGGTAGTGCTGCCATTGTTCGGGGTAAATCATGCTCACGCCGCCGCGTTCGTTGAGCCAGTCGATTTCAAACTGGCGGCAGAGGAAGACGCCGCGCAGGATGAGGGCGCGCACGCATTCGGGGTGGGTTTCGGCGTAGGCCAGCGACAGGGTGCTGCCCCACGAGCCGCCGAATACCAGCCAGCTTTCGATGCCGAGCATTTCGCGCACTTTTTCGATGTCGGCCACCAAATCCCAGGTGGTGTTTTCACGGGTTTCGGCGTAGGGCTTGGAGCGGCCGCAGCCGCGCTGGTCGATGATGACGACGCGGTATTTTTCCGGGTTGAAAAAACTCCGGCACTTTGGCGACGCGCCCGCGCCCGGCCCGCCGTGCAGGAAGATGACGGGGATGCCGTCGGGGTTGCCGCTCTCTTCCCAGTAGATTTGGTGCAGGGCGGACACTTGCAGCATGCCGCTGCGCAGGGGTTCTTCTATCGGATACATCAGGGTTTCCTTTCGTGTTTGGGGAGACTGTTTTGCCGAAGCCGCGTTTTGTCTGCGCCGAAGCTGCGCTTTCAGACGGCCTATGCGCATGTTCGTGCGCCGTGCTGCAATGCCGCGTACAGGCCGTCTGAAAAAGTGGCCGCAGCTTGTCGGCAGGCTGCTCGGGAGTTGGGTTTGCAACCCAAGCTACCTTATTTTTCAGACGGCCTAATCCAAATCCGTTTCGATGTTGTCGATCAGGCGGGTGCCGCCCAGCCGCGCGGCGGCGAGGACGACCAGTTTTTTGTCGCCCGCGTGGGCGGTTTCCAGCGTGTCGGCGCGGCGGATTTCCACGTAGTCGGTTGTCCAGCCGGCCTGTTGCAGGTTGCGCAGGGCGGCCGCTTCCAGTTCGGCGTAGGCCAGATTGCCGCCGCGCAGTTCGGCGGAGATGTTTTGCAGCTCGCGGTAGAGGCGCGGGGCTTGGGCGCGTTCGGTCTCGCTCAAATAGCGGTTGCGGCTGGACAGGGCGAGACCGTCGGCGGCACGGCCGGTATCGACGGGGACGATTTGCACCGGAAAGTCCAAATCTTCCACCAGCCCCTTAATCACGGCAAGCTGCTGGTAGTCTTTCTTGCCGAAGCAGGCAAAATCCGGCTGCACGATGTTGAACAGCTTGGCCACAACGGTGGCCACGCCGCGAAAATGCCCGGGGCGGAAGCGGCCGCACAATTCGTTTTGCAGGTGCGGCGGCTCGATGTTGTAACGCTGCGCCACGCGCGGATACAGCTCGCGCTCGTCGGGCGCGAACAGTACCGACACGCCCTCGCCTTCCAGCTTGGCCGCGTCTTCCTGCAAGGTGCGCGGGTAGCGGTCGAAATCCTCGCCCTGGCCGAATTGCAGGCGGTTGACGAAAATGCTCACAGCCACGCTGTCCGCCCGCTTTTTCGCCTCGCGCACCAAAGCCAGATGGCCTTCGTGCAGATTGCCCATCGTCGGCACAAAGGCCACTGTGCCGGCGGTTTTGCGCCACGTGCGCATTTCACGGATGGTGCGGATGATGTCCATATTGTCTTTTCCTCTTGCAAAATACGCTTTCAGACGGCCGCCAAACCAAATGCAAACCGCTCCGATAAGCCATAAAAAGCGCGATTATACGCCCTGCGTGCCATCCGTGCCGCACGCCGTGCCCAAAATGCGCAAAGGCCGCCCCCGCCTACGCGGGGATGACGTTTCTGAAAAACGCTTTTCAGACGGCCTTTTCCCGTGTAAAGAAACGGTTTACACTTCCCGCTTTCCCGCAAAGGAGCAAACCCGTGAACAACGCAAACCCCAGAAAAATCAAAGCCGGCATCGTCGGCGCAACCGGCTACACCGGCGTGGAACTGCTGCGCCTGCTCGCCGCCCACCCCCATGCCGAAGTGGCCGCCGTAACCAGCCGCAGCGAAACCGGCGTGCGCGTGGCCGACTATTTCCCCAGCCTGCGCGGCGTGTACGACCTCGCCTTTTCCGCCCCCGAAGACGCCCCGCTGGCCGCGTGCGACGTCGTCTTCTTCGCCACCCCCAACGGCGTGGCCATGAAAGAAGCCCCCGCCCTGCTGGACGCGGGCGTGCGCGTCATCGACCTCTCCGCCGATTTCCGCCTGAAAAACCTGGCCGAATGGCAGCAATGGTACGGCATGGAACACGCCAGCCCCGCATGGGCGGCGCAGGCCGTGTACGGCCTCACCGAATGGCGGCGCGACGACATCGCCCGCGCTCGCCTCGTCGCCAACCCCGGCTGCTACCCCACCTGCGTCTCCCTCGCCCTGCTGCCGCTGCTGCGCGCCGGTGCGCTGCGCGAAGGCATGCCGCTGATTGCCGACTGCAAATCCGGCGTTTCCGGCGCGGGGCGCAAAGCGGCGGTCAACACCCTTTTCGGCGAAGCGGCCGACAACTTCAAAGCCTACGGCGTCGCCGGCCACCGCCACCTGCCCGAAATCCGCCAAACCATCGACGCGCTGCAAGAAGGCGTGGCCGCCGGACTGGTGTTCGTCCCCCACCTCACCCCGATGATACGCGGCATGCAGGCCACCGTTTACGCCCGCCTCAAAGACGGCGCAGACCCGCAAACCCTGCTGGAACACGCCTACCGCAACAGCCCCTTCGCCGACGTGCTGCCCGCCGGAAAAGTCCCCGAAACCCGCAGCGTGCGCGGCGCGAACGTCTGCCGCATCGCCACGCAGAAAGCCCCCGGCAGCGACGTGTGGATACTGATGAGCGTGCAGGACAACCTGGTCAAAGGCGCGGCCGGACAAGCGGTGCAGAACATGAACGTCATGTTCGGCCTCGACGAAACGGCGGGTCTGACCCAAGCCGCCCTGCTGCCCTGAGACGGCGGTCGGGCGGTATACCCCACGCAAAAGCAGAGGCCGTCTGAAAAACAATCGGCAGGTCGGGCATTCATGCCCGACTGATAACTAAAAAATGTCGGGCATGAATGCCCGACCTACGGGCTGTTTGCCGTTCGCACCCAATGCCGAAACTGATGTAGGGTGTGTGGCGCAGCCACGCACGCGGTCTTGGCCGTGCAAACCGAAAGGCCGTCTGAAAGCCGCATTGTGCGGTTTTCAGACGCCCTCTTCCGTTTCCGCCACGCCGAACCCGCCGCAGGGTGGGTCTTGACCCACCGTTTCCGGCGATATTTGCGGCTGTGCCGTATTGAAAAAAACGGTGGGTCGAGACCCACCCTGCGTAAGGGCAGAGGCCGTCTGAAAGAACAAATCTTTCAGACGGCCTCTGCCATACTGCGCCGCCTTATTTGCCGCAGAGCGACTGGACGGCGGGGGGGATGGTGCCGCTGCACACCCAGGTGATGTTTTGGCCTTCCTGCAAGGGCAGCATGACCATGGCGTTGTCGCCGTCCACGGGGGTGGCGGTGATGGTGCCTTGCAGGATGCTGACGTTTTCCCAGTGTTTGTGCTGGTTTTCGTTCAGCAGCAGGGCTTCGGTGATGCGGTTGAGCTCGACGCCCTGCGACACTTGTTCGGCGACGAAGTTTTGCGCCGACACCAGCGCGTCGGCGGGGGAGTCGGGGGCGGGGGCGGGTTTTTGTTCGATTTGCGGGGCGGGGCTGCCGGTTACGGGGGAGACGGCGACGGGTTCTTCGAGGCCGGCCAGTTTGTAAACGGGTTGGACGATGTGGTTGAACTGGGGGGCGTAGCGGGTAACGGCGGCGCACGCGCCGGCGAGGATCAGGCAGGCGATGCCGAGAAACGCGCCGCTGACGGCCGCGCCGCCCTGCCCTTTGAAGCCGGCAATAACGGCGAGAACGGCGAGGGCGAGCGGGAGGGCGTAGGCGGGGATACCCAGGCCGGCGGGCAGGCCGCTTTGGCCGGCGATGTTGAGCAGGGGCAGGACGGCGAAGGCGAGGATGCCCAGCAGGAGGGCGGCGGAGCCGGCGGCCGAGCCGGGGCGGCCGCTTTTTTTCGCGGGTGCGTTGTCGTCGAAGGGGGTGTTTTTTCTGAACGGTGAGCCGGAAAATTTCGCCATGATGTGAAGTTTCTTAATGTGATTGAAAAATGGGCGTGATTTTA
The window above is part of the Neisseria bacilliformis genome. Proteins encoded here:
- the leuS gene encoding leucine--tRNA ligase, encoding MHEHYHPSAVEPAAQKKWDEARIFNVSEDASKPKYYCLSMFPYPSGKLHMGHVRNYTIGDVLSRFKLLNGFNVMQPMGWDAFGMPAENAAMKNNVAPAAWTYDNIEYMKTQLKSLGFAIDWEREVATCKPEYYRWEQWLFTKLFEKGIVYRKNGTVNWDPVDQTVLANEQVIDGRGWRSGALIEKREIPMYYFKITDYAEELLNDLDKLEHWPEQVKTMQRNWIGKSRGMTVRFAVSDDSKQGLEGDYAKFLQVYTTRPDTLMGATYVAVAAEHPLATAAAADKPELQAFIAECKAGSVAEADMATMEKKGVPTGRYVVNPLNGDKLEVWIANYVLWGYGDGAVMAVPAHDERDFEFATKYNLPKKQVIAVGDNVFDANQWQEWYGDKENGVLVNSGDLDGMNFQTAFDAIAAKLQSQNAGEPKTQYRLRDWGISRQRYWGCPIPIVHCEQCGDVPVPADQLPVVLPENVVPDGMGSPLAKMPEFYETTCPCCGEAAKRETDTMDTFMESSWYFFRYMSPKFAEGMVSTEAAKYWGAVDQYIGGIEHAILHLLYARFFTKLMRDEGLVNVDEPFERLLTQGMVVCETYYRENANGSKDWINPADVELTFDDKGRPVSAVLKADGLPVVISGTEKMSKSKNNGVDPQQLIDAYGADTARLFMMFAAPPEQSLEWSDSGVEGAHRFLRRLWRTVYEHAKQGAVKAFAGDQSGLGKELKDLRHKLHATIAKVSDDYGRRQQFNTAVAAVMELLNQYDKTDTASEAGRAVAQEVLEAALRLLWPIVPHICEVLWSEIRPSENLWSAGWPQADEAALVKSEIEIMVQVNGKLRGKITVAADAPKDQIEAAALATEGAVKFMEGKEPKKIIVVPGRLVNIVV
- the pip gene encoding prolyl aminopeptidase, whose product is MYPIEEPLRSGMLQVSALHQIYWEESGNPDGIPVIFLHGGPGAGASPKCRSFFNPEKYRVVIIDQRGCGRSKPYAETRENTTWDLVADIEKVREMLGIESWLVFGGSWGSTLSLAYAETHPECVRALILRGVFLCRQFEIDWLNERGGVSMIYPEQWQHYLAQVPVKQRGELVESYHELLNSPDRHTVLAAAKAWADWENYLVHFEPQESNEDPEASLAIARLENHYFVNQGWFNKGRGILDNIRKIRHIPTVIVQGRYDLCTPTRSAWDLKQAMPDAELRIVQGGHSSFEKAVSDALVQATDEYAARHEGS
- the panC gene encoding pantoate--beta-alanine ligase, whose amino-acid sequence is MDIIRTIREMRTWRKTAGTVAFVPTMGNLHEGHLALVREAKKRADSVAVSIFVNRLQFGQGEDFDRYPRTLQEDAAKLEGEGVSVLFAPDERELYPRVAQRYNIEPPHLQNELCGRFRPGHFRGVATVVAKLFNIVQPDFACFGKKDYQQLAVIKGLVEDLDFPVQIVPVDTGRAADGLALSSRNRYLSETERAQAPRLYRELQNISAELRGGNLAYAELEAAALRNLQQAGWTTDYVEIRRADTLETAHAGDKKLVVLAAARLGGTRLIDNIETDLD
- the argC gene encoding N-acetyl-gamma-glutamyl-phosphate reductase; the encoded protein is MTFLKNAFQTAFSRVKKRFTLPAFPQRSKPVNNANPRKIKAGIVGATGYTGVELLRLLAAHPHAEVAAVTSRSETGVRVADYFPSLRGVYDLAFSAPEDAPLAACDVVFFATPNGVAMKEAPALLDAGVRVIDLSADFRLKNLAEWQQWYGMEHASPAWAAQAVYGLTEWRRDDIARARLVANPGCYPTCVSLALLPLLRAGALREGMPLIADCKSGVSGAGRKAAVNTLFGEAADNFKAYGVAGHRHLPEIRQTIDALQEGVAAGLVFVPHLTPMIRGMQATVYARLKDGADPQTLLEHAYRNSPFADVLPAGKVPETRSVRGANVCRIATQKAPGSDVWILMSVQDNLVKGAAGQAVQNMNVMFGLDETAGLTQAALLP